From Macrobrachium rosenbergii isolate ZJJX-2024 chromosome 55, ASM4041242v1, whole genome shotgun sequence, a single genomic window includes:
- the LOC136835555 gene encoding uncharacterized protein yields the protein MALLRLLEGVCELYENFQNNDTNKTVPSSLQPRVNIKRLTSADLARASKKPVTENTRGIDSLFLFEEDGGFPFLGFGKYGEPTVQFPTLTRSLSKGFQDSSKKNQNFLPKININGHTKKRVIIKSQNILDTRKSVGSSGKTPHVQKESVSVCTSTSLSSAVTGNSMKTSNQAVGNQFIELNMTEQIPIKKEINEKYFDDHDITIETEDFDYACSVNDRILSPPSHELHCRAGTNHVEFSENAVNESCGLSLENRESFVFQERSGQANGLSRPNKLTELTTLLLELNNKNKNFDQKLGRLKRTYEAKVSKVQQEKSANEKKIQETLEKIQRWQDRLETCVDASSPEAEITTGTSTITKDNDKGLKRGTSARKVTGKTSKKNLVSSHSQSIKTESSCHDPEPIVSIGGFVRDIAECDDSMSVESIDAELVCLSELYSGTSNSFSDFESLGESSENELPKAKKMKASKDKSLENNIVEKPTHFMPVVCLNDIYSSKKESIKDKIKCGSYIVVKLSSKKSVKHYCAVVRNKTDSGDYEVQYLERKNQSEFIFPEKEIVYKIEDSDIVQLLQDPTVHMKGLRLYYSFPDSNLDLIKSFT from the exons AGAAAATACAAGAGGTATTGATTCTTTGTTCTTATTTGAGGAGGATGGGGGCTTTCCATTCCTTGGCTTTGGTAAATACGGTGAGCCAACAGTCCAGTTTCCAACATTGACAAGGTCTTTGAGTAAGGGATTTCAAGATTCTTccaagaaaaatcaaaattttttaccaaaaataaatataaatggacaCACCAAGAAAAGAGTAATCATAAAGAGTCAAAACATCTTAGATACAAGGAAATCTGTTGGCTCATCTGGTAAAACACCTCACGTGCAAAAAGAGTCTGTGTCTGTATGCACAAGTACTAGTCTCTCAAGTGCTGTGACTGGGAATTCAATGAAAACAAGCAATCAGGCTGTAGGAAATCAATTCATAGAATTAAATATGACAGAGCAGATAccaattaagaaagaaattaatgaaaagtacTTTGATGACCATGACATTACCATAGAAACTGAAGACTTTGATTATGCATGTAGTGTAAATGACAGAATTTTAAGTCCCCCTTCTCACGAACTGCACTGTAGAGCTGGCACAAATCATGTTGAGTTTTCAGAAAATGCAGTTAATGAGAGTTGTGGTTTATCCTTGGAAAACAGGGAGAGTTTTGTGTTTCAAGAGCGTTCAGGTCAGGCCAATGGTTTAAGCAGGCCAAACAAGCTGACAGAGCTAACTACTTTGTTGCTTGAactgaacaacaaaaataaaaactttgaccAGAAATTAGGAAGGTTAAAACGAACATACGAGGCTAAAGTTTCCAAGGTCCAGCAAGAGAAGTCAGCCAATGAGAAGAAAATTCAAGAAACTTTGGAGAAGATTCAGAGGTGGCAAGACAGATTGGAAACGTGCGTAGATGCATCTTCCCCCGAGGCTGAAATTACAACAG GGACATCCACTATTACTAAAGACAACGATAAGGGATTGAAAAGAGGGACCTCAGCCAGGAAGGTGACAGGTAAAACTTCCAAGAAGAATTTAGTGTCTAGTCACAGTCAATCCATAAAGACAGAGAGCAGTTGCCATGACCCAGAGCCAATTGTCAGCATTGGCGGTTTTGTCAGGGATATTGCAGAATGTGATGACTCAATGTCAGTAGAAAGCATAGATGCAGAACTTGTGTGCTTGAGTGAACTGTACAGTGGAACAAGTAATAGTTTTAGTGATTTTGAGTCTTTAGGGGAAAGTTCTGAAAATGAATTGCCTAAAGctaagaaaatgaaagcaagcaAAGACAAATCTCTTGAAAATAATATAGTGGAAAAACCTACTCATTTCATGCCAGTTGTATGTTTAAATGACATATATTCCTCCAAGAAGGAAAGCATTAAGGACAAGATAAAATGCGGATCATACATAGTTGTGAAACTGTCTTCGAAAAAATCTGTCAAACATTACTGTGCTGTTGTTAGAAACAAGACTGATAGTGGTGACTATGAAGTCCAGTATTTGGAAAGGAAAAATCAGAGTGAATTCATCTTTCCTGAGAAAGAGATTGTGTACAAAATAGAAGATAGTGACATAGTTCAGTTACTTCAAGATCCTACAGTGCACATGAAAGGTCTAAGGCTTTATTATTCATTCCCTGACAGTAATCTGGATTTGATCAAGTCTTTTACATAG